A genomic region of Candidatus Binatia bacterium contains the following coding sequences:
- the plsY gene encoding glycerol-3-phosphate 1-O-acyltransferase PlsY, producing the protein MVAAVLIVAAYVCGSLPTGVWLGRYAGVDVRQSGSGNIGATNVARTAGGRLAILTLVGDIAKGLVPVVVARALLMEQQLIALVALAAFFGHIFSMFLRFSGGKGVATGFGVFLGLAPGAAAVAALIFAGTAVTTRYVSLASMLAAATLPVASALLGCAPPIWGAAMVVAATIILRHRDNLARLLRGVEPKFQAER; encoded by the coding sequence ATGGTCGCCGCAGTTCTGATTGTGGCCGCCTACGTCTGCGGATCTCTCCCGACCGGTGTCTGGCTGGGGCGGTATGCGGGTGTCGACGTCAGGCAGAGCGGGAGCGGAAACATCGGGGCGACCAATGTGGCGCGCACGGCCGGTGGGCGCCTCGCCATCCTGACCCTGGTTGGCGACATCGCCAAAGGTCTCGTTCCGGTAGTGGTGGCGCGGGCGTTGCTGATGGAGCAACAGCTGATCGCGTTGGTGGCATTAGCGGCCTTCTTTGGTCACATCTTTTCCATGTTTCTGCGTTTTTCCGGCGGTAAAGGTGTGGCAACGGGCTTCGGAGTGTTCCTCGGTCTGGCCCCCGGGGCTGCGGCTGTTGCCGCGCTGATTTTTGCGGGCACTGCCGTGACCACCCGCTACGTCTCGTTGGCTTCGATGCTGGCGGCGGCCACCCTGCCGGTCGCGAGCGCCCTGTTGGGCTGCGCGCCACCCATCTGGGGTGCCGCCATGGTTGTTGCTGCGACCATCATTCTCCGACATCGAGATAACCTCGCCCGCCTGCTCCGTGGCGTGGAACCGAAGTTTCAGGCCGAGCGGTGA
- a CDS encoding SH3 domain-containing protein, whose product MRNWGPGNGESEAKGRCGASGLPFPVSGFVLALCLVLIASVWAQGNTAIVTGADHVFIRRGPGTGFPPFATLSEGATVEIQEMQGEWARVLTANGQSGYVNSTFLSLPGEPSVKPAAVPAPATTPTRVAPPAASTPVEHQSAALRTLTEQNKGLSAEVRRLQDGLAAMKSQAEVTPSPLPTTAAAATEFEKLHSDLARLGAVAEQLQRRLDVEASAPREHTAPLAAAPPEDASRMLVSTGILVAAIGFCVGWLLGNAYGRRQARGRRPRVRL is encoded by the coding sequence ATGAGAAACTGGGGGCCGGGGAATGGAGAGTCCGAAGCGAAGGGTCGCTGCGGGGCATCCGGTTTGCCGTTCCCCGTTTCCGGTTTTGTGTTGGCCCTTTGCCTGGTCTTGATCGCCTCGGTTTGGGCGCAGGGCAATACCGCCATTGTCACCGGCGCGGATCATGTCTTCATCCGCCGCGGTCCGGGCACCGGGTTTCCGCCGTTTGCTACCTTGAGCGAGGGTGCCACCGTGGAGATTCAAGAAATGCAGGGCGAGTGGGCACGTGTGCTCACTGCCAACGGGCAGTCAGGCTACGTCAACAGCACCTTCCTGTCGTTGCCCGGTGAGCCTTCCGTGAAGCCCGCCGCGGTTCCCGCGCCGGCGACGACCCCCACGCGGGTCGCGCCGCCGGCTGCTTCGACACCGGTTGAGCACCAGTCGGCGGCTTTGCGCACATTGACGGAGCAGAACAAGGGACTGAGTGCCGAGGTGCGCCGCCTTCAAGACGGGTTGGCCGCGATGAAGAGCCAAGCGGAGGTCACGCCCAGTCCACTGCCGACGACCGCAGCGGCGGCAACCGAGTTCGAGAAATTGCACTCTGATTTGGCACGCCTGGGCGCGGTAGCGGAGCAGTTGCAACGCCGGCTTGACGTTGAGGCTTCAGCTCCAAGAGAGCACACCGCGCCGTTGGCGGCGGCTCCGCCCGAAGACGCATCGCGGATGTTGGTATCGACGGGCATTTTGGTTGCGGCGATCGGATTCTGCGTCGGTTGGCTGCTGGGCAACGCGTATGGTCGCAGACAAGCACGTGGACGGCGACCCCGCGTTCGGCTGTAA